One genomic window of Bacteroidota bacterium includes the following:
- a CDS encoding pyridoxal phosphate-dependent aminotransferase, with product MTPGRRLKSEYMEWVKTGGHARYNLASSDLLPVRIDGLSFTPGDLELTGPGGYGYRPLTEAVAERYEVDPGRVVTTAGTSMANHLALAALLEPGDEVLIEQPTYELIVSAAEFLGAKVIRFPRRFESGFQIDPEDIIRAAGARTRLIVLTNLHNPSSAFTDEATLSRIGEIARRTGARVLVDEVYLDAAFDLRPRTSHHLGREFVVTNSLTKVYGLSGLRCGWILAETAVAEKIWRLADLFYSSLPHVAERLSVIAFSQLPALERRARGILEANAAAVNRFFRVRGDLESLEHARGLVALPRLKAGDSSGFCDRLLANYETSVVPGRFFDLPRHLRIGLGGEPADVEEGLRRLAGALDEEGKR from the coding sequence ATGACGCCGGGCCGCCGCCTGAAATCGGAGTACATGGAGTGGGTGAAAACCGGCGGGCATGCGCGCTACAATCTCGCGTCGAGCGACCTCCTCCCTGTCCGCATCGACGGGCTCTCCTTCACCCCCGGCGACCTCGAGCTCACGGGTCCGGGCGGATACGGATACCGTCCGCTCACGGAGGCGGTCGCCGAGCGGTACGAAGTCGACCCGGGCCGCGTGGTGACCACGGCCGGAACTTCCATGGCGAACCACCTCGCGCTCGCCGCGCTCCTGGAACCCGGGGACGAAGTGTTGATCGAACAGCCCACCTACGAATTGATCGTGTCGGCGGCGGAATTCCTCGGGGCGAAGGTCATCCGCTTCCCCCGCCGGTTCGAGTCCGGCTTTCAGATCGATCCGGAGGATATCATCCGGGCCGCCGGCGCCCGGACCCGCCTCATCGTGCTGACGAACCTTCATAACCCGAGCAGCGCCTTCACCGATGAAGCGACTCTGTCGCGGATCGGGGAAATCGCACGGCGGACGGGCGCGCGCGTTCTCGTCGACGAGGTCTACCTCGACGCCGCGTTCGACCTCCGGCCCCGGACGTCCCACCATCTCGGCAGGGAGTTTGTCGTCACGAACAGCCTGACAAAGGTGTACGGCTTGAGCGGCTTACGGTGCGGGTGGATCCTCGCGGAGACCGCGGTCGCGGAAAAAATCTGGAGGCTTGCGGACCTTTTTTACAGCAGCCTGCCGCATGTGGCCGAGCGCCTGAGCGTGATCGCGTTCAGCCAGCTTCCCGCCCTCGAGCGCCGCGCCCGCGGGATCCTCGAGGCGAACGCCGCAGCCGTCAACAGGTTCTTCCGCGTACGGGGCGATCTCGAATCGCTGGAACACGCACGGGGGTTGGTGGCGTTGCCGCGCCTCAAAGCGGGCGACAGCTCCGGTTTCTGCGACCGGTTGCTGGCGAACTACGAGACGTCGGTCGTGCCGGGACGGTTCTTCGATCTGCCGCGTCATCTGCGGATCGGACTCGGGGGTGAACCGGCGGACGTGGAAGAAGGGCTCCGGCGGCTTGCCGGGGCGCTTGACGAGGAGGGGAAACGCTGA
- a CDS encoding DUF5668 domain-containing protein: MTEVPTTQGSTTQLPQVPMPEVPRHRTHWLAVGLILLGVVMLLDRLDLIQFGFHMAIWSILLIFGLVKAVQGFARNRRGAIFGGTVAFLYGLFFLLRSSDYVDVRMGMFFPATFLIFGIALLMLFLNNFHEWELLIPASLLCGIGVAFVLTELGYLDRYDVWDAVRLYWPLALVVLGLALLLRRRAQVQ; the protein is encoded by the coding sequence ATGACCGAGGTTCCAACGACCCAGGGGTCAACGACCCAGCTTCCCCAGGTTCCAATGCCGGAAGTTCCCAGGCATCGAACGCACTGGCTTGCCGTCGGCCTGATCCTGCTCGGGGTGGTCATGCTGCTCGACCGGCTCGATCTGATCCAGTTCGGATTCCACATGGCAATCTGGTCCATCCTGCTCATCTTCGGACTGGTGAAAGCGGTCCAGGGATTTGCGCGGAACAGGAGGGGGGCGATTTTCGGAGGAACCGTCGCGTTCCTCTACGGTCTTTTTTTCCTGCTCCGTTCCTCCGACTACGTCGACGTCCGGATGGGAATGTTCTTCCCCGCCACGTTCCTGATCTTCGGCATCGCGCTTCTGATGCTGTTCCTCAACAACTTCCATGAATGGGAGCTGCTCATTCCCGCGAGCCTGCTCTGCGGAATCGGCGTGGCGTTCGTCCTCACCGAGCTCGGATACCTCGACCGGTATGATGTGTGGGATGCCGTCAGGCTCTACTGGCCTCTCGCCCTCGTCGTGCTCGGCCTCGCCCTGCTTCTCCGCCGCAGGGCGCAGGTTCAGTAA
- a CDS encoding PspC domain-containing protein produces MEAGAHIQKRLYKSRRNRVIDGICGGIAEYFDIDPTIVRILCVLVTLLGGSGFFLYIAAMIIMPSNPGDAPVHPAGSPFSQPTDKRRFFGITLVLLGAFVLLINLGWLADVNWWSFSHSILLPSLLVLLGIVLIYSYRRRQSGAESASGQAAEPGAANPVRPKELRRSTKDRKVFGVCGGIADYFHLDPTIVRVLYLVVVLASFGWGLLLYIILAIVMPEEKPVMTSPAGAQ; encoded by the coding sequence ATGGAAGCAGGAGCGCACATTCAGAAGAGGTTATACAAGTCGAGGCGGAACCGCGTGATCGACGGGATCTGCGGCGGAATCGCAGAATACTTCGATATCGATCCTACGATCGTCCGCATTCTGTGCGTGCTCGTGACCCTTCTCGGGGGATCGGGCTTTTTTTTGTACATCGCCGCGATGATCATCATGCCCTCGAATCCGGGCGATGCGCCGGTCCATCCTGCGGGGAGCCCCTTCTCCCAACCGACCGACAAACGGCGGTTTTTCGGCATCACGCTCGTGCTTCTCGGAGCGTTCGTTCTCCTGATCAATCTCGGCTGGCTCGCAGACGTGAACTGGTGGTCGTTTTCGCACTCGATCCTGCTCCCGAGCCTGCTCGTCCTCCTCGGAATCGTGCTCATTTATTCCTACCGCCGCCGGCAGAGCGGCGCTGAATCCGCCTCCGGCCAGGCGGCAGAACCGGGGGCGGCGAACCCCGTGCGGCCGAAAGAGCTTCGGCGCTCCACGAAGGACCGGAAAGTGTTCGGAGTCTGCGGGGGGATTGCGGACTACTTCCATCTCGATCCCACGATCGTCCGGGTGCTCTATCTGGTGGTGGTGCTGGCTTCCTTCGGGTGGGGGCTTCTGCTCTATATTATTCTTGCGATCGTGATGCCCGAGGAAAAGCCGGTGATGACTTCACCAGCGGGGGCCCAATGA